Proteins from a single region of Ananas comosus cultivar F153 linkage group 3, ASM154086v1, whole genome shotgun sequence:
- the LOC109707915 gene encoding eukaryotic translation initiation factor 4G isoform X2, with amino-acid sequence MSLNQSRAEKSEGFRKPGRSGGSSQHHRGFSGVGGGGGSAPPPPLSSNTYLATPSSSSSVPPALYSNRSLKKSGNGPGNQPRLNPTSTNIDGGSAIAHAAHGAVQNGAHAHAPTHGPSDAPATAGAKPVDVPVPRNPPRPLPKAPPSQSAAGAPDSSSPSTPAKGDSSRAFTLQFGSISPGIMNGMQIPARTNSAPPNLDEQKRDQARRDPYVAIPKIPISSAPKPQQQQPARKDIGSGAGNNQSNTNQSHPLPPQTKRDVHVPIQSAPVVAPPKSSVLPMSGMPMPMPFQHQHQHQHQHQHQHQHQHQHQHQQPPHVPLQFGGPTPPIQSQGVVPSSLQMSMASLSVGNAPQQMFVSGIQAHALQQQTLMHQGQGFGFGPAISQQLGPQIGNMGIGMGPQFPSQQPGKFSGPGPQRKTTVKITHPDTHEELKLDKRTESVDAVSSGQRQLPSVNPQSQPIPQFNPSHQMNFYSPLQPNSYNPSPIYFPTASTVPLTSSQMPTGSQAPRYSYPVNQSAQPINFMGPSVLNPMSSGKPGPPVHLHGISEGVNMEGLQMSGLSSQVQVTVRAPPVTISMPSSKSESPKMSRPSGDATKSLVQRDGEALPETSVQPPKAVSESVAKVPIPIVDSSTQQTQPGTSSSSAPAISDADSRPSSAGTDGKKREPVRRSDSYKDHQKKLSKRDARNLSQQTQSDVSDFAEGAKSSVAAKDSSKVADANIQQVTKTSENSQASPVSVSSSVILPSPAMEIRVSSEVGISDQAENLSVSAASSSQIVSEEKSQVEDASVTTERVYSDISTSLTHVGVESKSINLDNEYSQYSTVEEPCEKTVLSTELSQDYNKAKVHPVSATNESSELDPVVLAKQEAVEAESSEKENALKQRDEKLQFDASNEADDSLLEDSSKVEKSDLSEFDSVSDCTIPSANGELSARDANTNESEKEKSLNSGSTELNIKTQEIIPSPDPAKPERSQKLDAVSTVLSPKEKPILETAKAKPTATKKKKRKEILSKADAAGTPDLYNAYKGPEEKHESAITSESINSSLASVPSQTSSDDNEKEVTVTEEDGQGKAEIDDWEDAAESTPKLRASEHGKPINGVKNQPDDEGNEATSRKKYSRDFLLTFSQQYTDLPVGFEIGSDIADVLMNVQAGKSYIVNREPYPSPGRITDRPTSRGDHRMISNIDDDKWTKFPGPFSPNRDVRLDMGHGPSVVSFRPGQGVSHGVLRNPRGQPPTQFVGGILSGPMQSVIAQGGMQRSNSDADRWQRATSRGLIPSPQTPLQVMHKAERKYEVGKISDEEQAKQRQLKGILNKLTPQNFEKLFLQVKEVNIDNVATLTGVISQIFDKALMEPTFCEMYANFCLHLASALPDFSEANEKVTFKRLLLNKCQEEFERGEREQAEANKVEEEGEIKQSNEEREEKRLRARRRMLGNIRLIGELYKKKMLTERIMHECIKKLLGQYQNPDEEDVEALCKLMSTIGEIIDHPKAKEHMDAYFDIMLKMSTNQKLSSRVRFMLKDAIDLRKNKWQQRRKVEGPKKIEEVHRDAAQERQAQASRLARGGPVISSVPRRGAPPDYGPRGSSALGSSGLQQANIRGLPSQSRAYATQDVRFEDRQHQYESRTLSLPLPQRAINDDSLTLGPQGGLARGMSIRGQPTISNATSTGFGDNRRMGAGPNGYSSVTDWTSNNLRDDTGSRYMADRLPSPQDRNAPGSRDLRSADRAFDGPPATSQPAGRGHASSSSSLDVRSETKTFSKEVLEEKTISAIREFYSAKDEAEVALCMKELNAPNFYSSAVSLWITDSFERKDMERDLLAKLLVNLCKSRDSLLSEGQLLQGFESVLSSLEDAVNDAPRAAEFLGRIFARVISENVVPLREIGRLIREGGEEPGRLLEIGLAADVLGSTLESIRTEKGDSVLNEIRASSSLRLEDFRPPQPSKAKKLDAFL; translated from the exons ATGTCCCTCAATCAATCTAGGGCAGAGAAGAGCGAAGGATTCCGGAAACCCGGCCGATCGGGAGGCTCCAGCCAACACCACAGGGGATTCTCCGGcgtcggcggaggaggaggatccgcccctcctcctccactCTCCTCCAACACCTACTTGGCGACGCCCTCCTCATCGTCGTCGGTTCCGCCGGCGCTATATTCGAACCGAAG CCTCAAGAAATCAGGTAATGGGCCTGGAAACCAACCTAGGTTAAATCCCACAAGCACTAACATAGATGGGGGTTCTGCTATTGCCCATGCTGCCCACGGCGCCGTCCAGAACGGCGCTCATGCCCATGCCCCTACTCATG GGCCATCAGATGCACCAGCAACAGCTGGTGCGAAACCAGTCGACGTTCCCGTGCCTAGAAACCCTCCTAGACCGCTTCCTAAGGCTCCACCATCCCAGTCTGCTGCCGGTGCTCCAGACTCTTCTTCACCGTCGACGCCGGCTAAAG GGGATTCATCTAGAGCATTTACGCTTCAGTTTGGAAGTATAAGTCCAGGGATCATGAACGGAATGCAA ATTCCTGCTAGGACAAACTCAGCTCCTCCAAATCTGGACGAGCAGAAACGAGACCAG GCTCGTCGTGATCCCTATGTGGCAATCCCTAAAATTCCAATATCTTCTGCCCCTAAACCGCAACAACAGCAACCAGCAAGAAAGGATATAGGTAGCGGTGCTGGCAATAATCAATCCAACACCAATCAGTCTCATCCTCTGCCGCCCCAAACAAAGAGGGACGTTCATGTCCCCATCCAGTCTGCACCTGTTGTTGCTCCGCCCAAATCGTCGGTCCTTCCTATGTCTGGAATGCCCATGCCTATGCCTTtccaacaccaacaccaacaccagcaccagcaccaacatcaacaccaacaccaacaccaacaccaacatCAACAGCCGCCACATGTTCCCCTCCAATTCGGTGGCCCAACTCCTCCAATCCAATCACAGGGAGTCGTGCCTAGCTCGCTACAAATGTCAATGGCATCGCTGTCTGTGGGGAATGCACCGCAGCAAATGTTCGTTTCTGGTATTCAGGCTCATGCTCTGCAACAACAAACTTTAATGCATCAAGGACAAGGATTTGGCTTCGGGCCTGCGATTAGTCAGCAGCTAGGTCCGCAAATAGGCAATATGGGAATTGGTATGGGGCCCCAGTTCCCTTCACAGCAGCCCGGGAAATTCAGTGGGCCAGGACCCCAACGGAAGACCACTGTGAAGATTACCCACCCTGATACACATGAAGAGCTGAAGCTCGATAAAAGAACCGAATCTGTGGATGCCGTCTCTTCTGGGCAGAGGCAGCTACCCAGTGTTAACCCGCAATCTCAGCCCATTCCACAATTTAATCCCTCTCACCAGATGAATTTCTACTCCCCTTTACAGCCGAACTCTTATAACCCTTCGCCAATCTACTTCCCCACGGCTAGTACTGTTCCTCTAACGAGTAGCCAGATGCCCACTGGATCCCAGGCTCCGAGATATAGTTATCCTGTCAATCAATCTGCACAGCCCATTAATTTCATGGGCCCATCCGTGTTGAACCCAATGTCTAGTGGAAAACCCGGGCCTCCGGTCCATCTGCATGGCATCTCTGAAGGGGTAAACATGGAGGGCCTGCAAATGTCTGGTTTATCAAGTCAAGTCCAGGTAACTGTGAGGGCTCCTCCAGTAACAATTAGTATGCCCAGCAGTAAATCGGAATCTCCTAAAATGTCGAGGCCATCTGGGGATGCTACTAAATCCCTTGTGCAAAGGGATGGTGAAGCTCTTCCGGAAACTTCTGTACAACCACCTAAGGCAGTTTCTGAATCAGTGGCCAAAGTTCCAATACCAATTGTGGATAGTTCAACACAGCAAACACAGCCTGGAACTTCTTCATCATCGGCTCCTGCCATCTCTGATGCAGATTCAAGACCATCTTCAGCGGGAACTGATGGAAAGAAGAGAGAACCTGTTCGAAGATCTGATTCTTACAAAGATCATCAAAAGAAGCTGAGCAAAAGGGATGCTAGAAATCTTAGTCAACAAACCCAG TCGGATGTATCAGATTTTGCAGAAGGCGCTAAGTCTTCAGTAGCTGCCAAGGATAGCAGCAAAGTGGCTGATGCAAATATTCAGCAAGTGACTAAAACCTCTGAGAATTCTCAGGCATCTCCAGTGTCAGTAAGTTCTTCAGTGATCTTGCCTTCTCCAGCTATGGAAATCCGGGTTTCTTCGGAAGTAGGAATTTCTGACCAAGCTGAGAATCTGTCAGTATCTGCTGCTTCCTCATCTCAAATAGTATCTGAGGAGAAATCCCAGGTTGAAGATGCTTCAGTAACAACAGAGAGGGTTTATTCAGATATATCAACTTCTTTGACCCATGTGGGCGTGGAATCTAAGTCAATCAATTTGGATAATGAATATAGTCAATATAGTACAGTAGAGGAGCCATGTGAAAAAACTGTTTTGTCTACTGAATTATCGCAGGATTATAATAAGGCTAAAGTTCATCCAGTTTCTGCTACAAATGAATCATCTGAGCTTGATCCAGTAGTCTTGGCAAAGCAGGAAGCCGTGGAAGCTGAGAGTTCTGAAAAGGAAAATGCTCTGAAACAGAGAGATGAAAAACTACAGTTTGATGCCTCCAATGAAGCAGATGACTCTCTGCTGGAGGATTCTAGTAAAGTAGAGAAATCAGACTTGTCTGAATTTGATTCGGTATCTGACTGTACTATTCCATCTGCAAATGGAGAACTTTCAGCTCGAGATGCCAATACCAATGaatctgaaaaagaaaagagtctAAATTCTGGCTCGACGGAGCTTAACATTAAGACCCAAGAAATTATTCCTTCTCCAGATCCAGCTAAGCCTGAGAGGTCACAGAAACTAGATGCTGTTTCCACAGTTTTATCACCTAAGGAGAAGCCGATTTTGGAAACGGCTAAAGCTAAGCCTACTGctacaaaaaagaagaagaggaaggaaattCTTTCTAAAGCGGATGCTGCGGGAACTCCTGACCTTTACAATGCATACAAGGGCCCAGAGGAAAAACATGAAAGTGCTATTACCTCAGAAAGCATTAATAGCTCTTTAGCATCGGTTCCAAGTCAGACCTCTTCAGACGACAATGAAAAGGAAGTTACTGTGACTGAGGAGGATGGACAAGGCAAAGCTGAAATCGATGATTGGGAAGATGCTGCTGAATCTACCCCTAAATTGAGAGCATCAGAGCATGGTAAGCCGATTAATGGAGTGAAAAACCAACCTGATGACGAAGGAAATGAAGCTACTAGCCGGAAAAAGTACTCTAGGGATTTTCTACTAACTTTTTCACAACAATATACTGATCTTCCTGTTGGTTTCGAGATCGGATCTGATATTGCTGATGTTTTGATGAATGTTCAAGCCGGGAAATCATACATCGTCAATcgtgaaccatacccaagtccTGGAAGGATAACAGATAGGCCAACATCTCGGGGTGACCACCGTATGATTAGCAATATTGATGATGATAAGTGGACAAAATTTCCTGGCCCTTTTAGCCCTAATCGTGATGTTCGATTAGATATGGGCCATGGACCCAGTGTAGTGAGTTTCCGCCCGGGCCAAGGAGTTAGTCATGGGGTTTTACGGAACCCACGTGGTCAGCCGCCCACTCAGTTTGTTGGTGGGATTCTCTCTGGGCCAATGCAATCAGTGATTGCTCAGGGTGGCATGCAACGTAGTAATTCTGACGCAGACAGGTGGCAGCGTGCTACTAGTAGAGGTCTGATACCTTCTCCGCAGACGCCTTTGCAGGTGATGCACAAGGCTGAGAGAAAATATGAAGTGGGCAAAATCTCTGACGAGGAACAGGCGAAACAACGACAGCTTAAAGGCATCCTTAACAAGTTAACgcctcaaaattttgaaaaacttttCTTACAAGTAAAGGAAGTCAACATTGACAACGTAGCAACTCTTACTGGCGTCATCTCTCAGATTTTTGACAAAGCTTTGATGGAACCAACTTTCTGTGAGATGTATGCCAATTTTTGTCTCCATTTGGCAAGTGCATTACCGGATTTTAGCGAGGCCAACGAGAAGGTTACTTTTAAAAGATTGCTTTTGAATAAGTGCCAGGAGGAATTTGAAAGGGGGGAAAGAGAGCAAGCCGAAGCTAACAAAGTGGAAGAGGAAGGTGAGATTAAGCAATCCAATGAGGAACGGGAAGAGAAAAGGCTTCGTGCGAGGAGGCGTATGCTGGGAAATATTCGTTTGATTGGAGAATTATACAAAAAGAAGATGCTGACTGAGAGAATCATGCACGAATGCATCAAGAAGTTGTTGGGTCAATATCAGAACCCCGATGAGGAAGATGTGGAGGCTCTATGCAAGTTAATGAGCACAATTGGGGAGATCATAGACCATCCAAAAGCCAAGGAGCATATGGATGCTTATTTTGATATCATGCTGAAGATGTCGACAAATCAGAAGCTGTCGTCTCGTGTTAGGTTCATGCTGAAAGATGCGATCGatcttagaaaaaataaatggcAACAAAgaaggaaagttgaggggccaaAGAAGATTGAGGAGGTTCACAGGGATGCGGCTCAAGAAAGACAAGCTCAAGCAAGTAGATTGGCTCGTGGTGGTCCGGTCATTAGTTCGGTGCCAAGGCGGGGTGCACCGCCTGATTATGGTCCTCGTGGCTCTTCCGCACTGGGTTCGTCAGGTTTGCAGCAAGCTAATATTCGTGGATTACCTTCTCAGTCTCGTGCATATGCGACGCAGGATGTTCGGTTCGAGGATAGGCAACACCAGTATGAAAGCAGAACACTGTCCCTCCCTCTGCCTCAAAGGGCTATTAATGATGATTCTCTTACACTTGGTCCTCAAGGCGGCTTGGCTAGGGGAATGTCTATTAGAGGGCAGCCAACGATTTCAAATGCCACCTCTACTGGATTTGGTGACAATCGACGGATGGGAGCTGGTCCTAATGGGTATAGTTCTGTTACTGATTGGACATCTAATAACTTGAGGGATGATACTGGTAGCAGATACATGGCAGATAGGCTTCCCAGTCCTCAAGATCGCAATGCTCCTGGAAGCCGGGATTTGAGAAGTGCCGATCGAGCTTTTGATGGGCCCCCAGCAACTAGTCAACCTGCTGGGCGGGGACATGCATCTTCGAGTAGTAGTCTCGATGTGCGATCAGAAACAAAAACTTTCTCTAAAGAGGTTCTCGAAGAAAAAACAATATCAGCAATACGGGAATTTTATAG TGCTAAAGATGAGGCGGAGGTTGCTTTGTGCATGAAGGAGCTGAATGCCCCTAATTTCTATTCCTCGGCTGTATCACTTTGGATTACTGACTCTTTTGAAAGGAAAGATATGGAAAGGGATCTCTTGGCAAAGCTTCTCGTCAACCTTTGCAAGTCTCGAGACAGCTTATTAAGCGAAGGACAGCTACTACAGGG GTTTGAATCTGTACTATCTTCATTGGAGGATGCTGTGAACGATGCTCCAAGGGCTGCAGAGTTTCTTGGACGAATTTTTGCGAGAGTAATATCAGAAAATGTGGTGCCCTTGAGAGAGATCGGGAGATTAATACGTGAAGGCGGGGAAGAGCCAGGGCGATTACTAGAGATCGGACTTGCTGCAGATGTTCTTGGTAGCACCCTAGAGTCCATAAGAACAGAGAAAGGGGATTCGGTCTTAAATGAGATACGGGCGAGCTCCAGTTTGCGGTTGGAAGACTTCCGACCCCCGCAGCCGAGCAAAGCAAAGAAGTTGGATGCGTTTCTTTAG